In one window of Lewinella sp. 4G2 DNA:
- a CDS encoding SH3 domain-containing protein, producing the protein MFRYLIQTAACLIAFVTFGGSLAAQNVNPDRNTVVATNGLLLRTAPYSGSEVITGVPFGETVDVFDPCDYGQMTATTIRNYYRYDEPGKRAEYFPQDVSGQWVRVKYGRDTGFVFDAYLTEYFTPPTVFDDDANEVEPELVLLTPGEDNHGAIYHPGKYNFYGVYDAGPGLLALRKAEVGYFTAALDFEAALLISARPARDLLFIVGSKAPLRPHTFKAEGFTKHSLIYSGYDGPDAPEVVSAPGLQLETPGVDTYAEGPSFSVVTDGGEIPLVPPFPYADAVEYTGSGDIDGDGAPDYRLRYVTGEASRTVVFLSSLGYRGTASGLVSNLCC; encoded by the coding sequence ATGTTCCGTTACCTCATCCAAACCGCCGCCTGCCTGATCGCTTTCGTCACCTTCGGTGGCTCCCTGGCGGCCCAGAACGTAAACCCCGACCGCAATACGGTCGTCGCTACCAATGGCCTGTTGCTCCGTACCGCACCGTATTCCGGATCGGAGGTCATCACCGGCGTCCCGTTCGGCGAAACCGTGGATGTCTTCGACCCCTGTGACTACGGGCAAATGACGGCCACGACCATCCGCAACTACTACCGGTACGACGAGCCGGGCAAGCGCGCCGAGTACTTTCCGCAGGACGTCAGCGGCCAGTGGGTCCGCGTCAAGTACGGCCGCGATACCGGCTTCGTCTTCGATGCCTACCTCACCGAGTACTTCACGCCCCCAACCGTCTTTGACGACGACGCCAACGAGGTGGAGCCTGAACTCGTCCTCCTCACGCCGGGGGAAGACAACCACGGGGCTATTTACCACCCCGGTAAGTACAACTTCTACGGCGTTTACGATGCCGGCCCCGGGCTGCTGGCCCTCCGCAAGGCGGAAGTCGGGTACTTCACCGCCGCCCTCGATTTTGAGGCAGCCCTGCTCATCAGCGCCCGCCCGGCGCGGGACCTGTTGTTCATCGTCGGCAGTAAAGCGCCGCTGCGCCCCCACACCTTTAAGGCGGAGGGCTTCACCAAGCACTCCCTCATCTACAGTGGGTACGACGGGCCGGATGCGCCGGAGGTCGTCAGCGCCCCTGGCCTGCAATTGGAAACACCCGGCGTGGATACTTACGCGGAAGGCCCCTCCTTTAGCGTAGTGACGGATGGTGGGGAGATTCCCCTGGTTCCACCCTTCCCCTACGCTGATGCGGTGGAGTACACTGGCTCGGGCGACATCGATGGTGATGGCGCGCCAGATTACCGCCTCCGCTACGTAACGGGGGAGGCTAGCCGGACGGTGGTATTCCTGAGCTCGCTGGGGTACCGGGGGACGGCTTCGGGATTGGTGAGTAATCTTTGTTGTTAG
- a CDS encoding endo-1,4-beta-xylanase: protein MRSTITRICLLFATFTAVVSLSAQTPLKDIADQKKVYVGNIISNQHLDNPAGFNGGRADANLRGEYNAAVLENYMKMSFVLPFREPANIHELTVDQLRGQLRTSQMETFLSRSGWQGLRKRGHAMIWFSQAPAWLNNSAPSWTAEQVFDFSRKYILALGQVAGDRIEEWDVINEAISDNFPATWRPGTWYRKANDGSETSWGTATYENYIKMLFVWAREAQPNSRLYYNDYSIERFGSSTNSKNGFMRSKFKALRACGAPVDGIGFQSHFVLSNLVSSTGAMNTSFLRSVRQTMEDLDAAGLDVAITELDIRICNNGRPEAFQETAFREFVAMALSQPNCRELLFWGLRDEDNWITLTNNPPFNGCQDAAIFEGNYVPKAAYNGVVDALNGLPDRDEYGFAELVAGDAGPADCGGEPDLGGDAILAVVAPDIVRQGETVNVEVTYESATNRDIVIYFQYDRNPYTVFQEARLAVTQGEGTVSIPVAIPNDVPIAADDYQFQTLIATTGGGWNERISNIEKTDIDVVSGATSITSPGGDQFVASAFPNPTDGRVKLALRSAPVVTDYVVFNATGQLVQQGQAPIGVTDLSLILADVPAGLYTVVLQRGGRSNVVRVVRL, encoded by the coding sequence ATGCGCTCGACGATTACCCGGATCTGCCTCCTCTTCGCCACGTTCACTGCCGTGGTTTCCCTTTCGGCCCAGACGCCACTGAAGGACATTGCGGACCAGAAGAAGGTCTACGTCGGCAACATCATCAGTAACCAGCACCTGGATAACCCCGCTGGGTTTAACGGTGGCCGGGCGGACGCGAACCTCCGCGGCGAATACAACGCGGCGGTGCTGGAGAACTACATGAAGATGTCCTTCGTGCTCCCCTTCCGCGAGCCGGCGAACATCCACGAGTTGACGGTGGACCAACTGCGGGGGCAACTCCGGACGAGCCAGATGGAAACTTTCCTCAGCCGCTCCGGCTGGCAGGGACTTCGCAAGCGGGGGCACGCCATGATCTGGTTCAGCCAGGCCCCCGCGTGGCTCAACAACAGCGCACCGAGTTGGACGGCGGAGCAGGTATTCGACTTTTCCCGGAAGTACATTCTCGCCCTTGGCCAGGTCGCCGGCGATCGGATTGAGGAGTGGGACGTCATCAACGAAGCCATCTCGGATAATTTCCCCGCTACCTGGCGCCCCGGCACCTGGTATCGCAAGGCCAACGACGGCTCAGAAACGAGTTGGGGGACGGCCACCTACGAGAATTACATCAAGATGCTCTTCGTCTGGGCGCGGGAGGCGCAGCCCAATTCCCGCCTGTATTACAACGATTACTCCATCGAGCGTTTCGGTTCTTCCACGAACAGCAAGAATGGATTCATGCGGTCCAAATTCAAAGCGCTGCGGGCGTGTGGGGCGCCGGTGGATGGGATTGGTTTTCAGTCCCACTTCGTCCTGAGTAACCTGGTAAGCAGCACCGGGGCGATGAATACGAGTTTCCTCCGGAGCGTCCGCCAAACGATGGAGGACCTCGATGCGGCGGGGCTGGACGTAGCCATCACCGAGCTCGATATTCGGATCTGTAACAACGGCCGGCCGGAAGCCTTTCAGGAAACAGCTTTCCGGGAATTCGTCGCCATGGCCCTTTCCCAACCCAACTGTCGGGAGCTACTTTTCTGGGGCTTGCGGGATGAGGATAACTGGATCACGCTTACCAACAATCCGCCCTTCAACGGCTGCCAGGATGCGGCCATCTTCGAAGGCAACTACGTACCCAAGGCCGCCTACAACGGCGTAGTCGACGCCCTCAACGGACTGCCGGATCGGGACGAATACGGCTTCGCGGAACTCGTGGCCGGAGACGCCGGGCCCGCCGATTGTGGTGGAGAGCCCGATTTGGGTGGAGACGCCATCCTGGCCGTCGTGGCGCCGGATATCGTCCGCCAGGGCGAGACCGTCAACGTAGAGGTGACTTACGAATCGGCCACCAACCGCGATATCGTGATTTACTTTCAGTACGACCGCAACCCCTATACCGTCTTCCAGGAAGCCCGCTTGGCCGTGACCCAGGGTGAAGGCACCGTTTCCATCCCGGTGGCCATCCCGAACGACGTGCCGATTGCCGCGGACGATTACCAGTTCCAAACCCTCATCGCCACCACCGGGGGCGGCTGGAACGAGCGGATCTCTAACATCGAGAAAACGGACATTGACGTCGTAAGCGGCGCCACTTCCATCACCAGCCCCGGCGGGGACCAGTTCGTGGCCAGCGCTTTTCCTAACCCTACGGATGGGCGGGTAAAGCTGGCTCTCCGGTCAGCACCCGTCGTTACGGATTACGTAGTTTTCAACGCTACTGGCCAGTTGGTGCAACAAGGTCAGGCGCCAATTGGCGTTACTGATCTATCCCTTATTTTGGCGGATGTGCCGGCGGGCTTGTATACGGTGGTGCTGCAGCGTGGGGGTAGGTCTAATGTGGTGCGGGTGGTGCGGTTGTAG
- the rbsK gene encoding ribokinase, which produces MNRTGIVVVGSSNTDMVVQSGHLPAAGETVLGGAFSMHPGGKGANQAVAAAKLGGTVTFVARVGDDLFGRQAKAGFLEVGIDVDYVVADAEAASGVALIMVDREGENSISVALGANDRLNTEDLAAAGARLGAARYVLVQLETPLAVVEWLAERAATFGYELVLNPAPARELNDKLLGRLHLITPNAIEAELLTGVEVTDAESAHRAAGVLRGRGVDKVIITMGSQGAYALAEGVAELVPTQKVKAVDTTAAGDTFNGALVVALTEGKGLLEAVRFANRAAAYSVGILGAQVSAPRREDLG; this is translated from the coding sequence ATGAATCGCACAGGAATAGTAGTCGTCGGGAGTAGTAATACGGATATGGTGGTGCAATCGGGGCATTTGCCCGCGGCGGGGGAGACGGTGCTGGGTGGGGCGTTTTCGATGCATCCCGGAGGGAAAGGGGCGAACCAGGCGGTGGCGGCGGCGAAGCTGGGTGGTACGGTGACCTTCGTGGCGCGGGTGGGGGACGACCTGTTCGGGCGGCAGGCGAAGGCGGGTTTTTTGGAAGTGGGGATTGACGTGGACTACGTGGTGGCGGACGCGGAGGCGGCCTCCGGGGTGGCGCTCATTATGGTGGACCGGGAGGGGGAGAACTCCATCTCCGTAGCGCTGGGGGCTAATGATCGCTTGAATACGGAGGACCTGGCGGCAGCGGGTGCGCGGTTGGGGGCGGCGCGGTACGTGCTGGTACAACTGGAAACGCCGCTGGCGGTGGTGGAATGGTTGGCGGAACGGGCCGCAACTTTTGGCTACGAACTGGTGCTGAACCCGGCGCCCGCGCGGGAGCTGAACGACAAACTGCTGGGGCGGTTGCACCTGATCACCCCGAACGCCATTGAGGCGGAGTTGCTGACGGGGGTGGAGGTTACGGACGCGGAAAGTGCCCACCGGGCTGCCGGGGTACTGCGGGGCCGGGGCGTGGACAAGGTGATCATCACAATGGGGAGCCAGGGGGCGTACGCGTTGGCGGAGGGCGTGGCGGAGCTCGTACCCACCCAAAAAGTAAAGGCCGTGGATACAACGGCGGCGGGGGATACCTTCAACGGCGCGCTGGTGGTGGCATTGACGGAGGGGAAGGGTTTGTTGGAGGCCGTCCGCTTCGCTAACCGGGCGGCGGCGTACAGCGTTGGGATCCTGGGGGCGCAGGTGTCGGCGCCGCGGCGGGAGGATTTGGGGTAG
- a CDS encoding multidrug DMT transporter permease — MFIPASYGLAVVLCIVTMFCWGSWANTQKLASRSWAFPLFYWDYVIGIVLLTLLFGFTLGSVGEEGRSFVEDLQQGSGSAFGSAFLGGVIFNLANLLIVAAIAVSGMAVAFPVGIGIALVLGVIVNYVANPLGDPLLLFLGVGLVTVAIIVDALIYKRLPGEGASSTTKGLSLAVAGGVLMGFFFRFVAAATATDFVNPAAGLLTPYSAVFVFSLGILASNFVWNTYFMYRPVEGAAVSYADYFKLGTPKLHFIGILGGLIWGTGMSLSLIASEKAGFAISYGLGQGATMVAAAWGVFIWKEFKTAPAGTNKLIGFMFGLFVLGLVLIVGARGV, encoded by the coding sequence ATGTTTATTCCTGCTTCCTACGGCCTGGCCGTTGTTCTTTGTATCGTCACGATGTTTTGTTGGGGCTCCTGGGCGAATACCCAGAAATTGGCGTCCCGCTCGTGGGCCTTTCCCTTGTTTTACTGGGACTACGTGATCGGGATCGTGTTACTGACGCTGCTGTTTGGCTTTACGCTGGGGAGTGTTGGGGAGGAGGGCCGCTCCTTCGTGGAAGACCTGCAGCAGGGCAGTGGCAGCGCCTTTGGGTCGGCTTTCCTGGGTGGGGTGATCTTCAACCTGGCTAATTTGCTGATCGTGGCGGCCATCGCGGTGTCGGGGATGGCGGTGGCCTTTCCGGTCGGGATTGGGATCGCTTTGGTGCTGGGGGTGATCGTGAATTACGTCGCCAACCCGTTGGGGGATCCGCTGTTGCTCTTCCTCGGGGTGGGCCTGGTGACGGTGGCCATCATCGTGGATGCCCTCATTTATAAACGTTTGCCGGGGGAAGGTGCGTCGTCCACCACCAAGGGTTTGTCGCTGGCCGTGGCGGGTGGGGTGCTGATGGGTTTCTTCTTCCGCTTCGTGGCCGCGGCTACCGCGACGGACTTCGTGAACCCCGCCGCCGGCTTACTCACGCCGTACAGCGCCGTGTTCGTGTTTTCGCTGGGCATCCTGGCGTCCAACTTCGTGTGGAATACCTACTTCATGTACCGGCCAGTGGAGGGCGCGGCAGTGAGTTACGCCGACTACTTCAAACTGGGGACGCCCAAGCTCCACTTCATCGGCATCCTGGGTGGCTTGATCTGGGGGACGGGTATGAGCCTGAGCCTCATCGCTTCCGAAAAGGCTGGTTTCGCCATCAGTTACGGCCTCGGCCAGGGCGCGACGATGGTGGCCGCCGCCTGGGGCGTTTTCATCTGGAAAGAGTTTAAAACGGCCCCGGCGGGGACGAATAAGTTGATTGGGTTTATGTTCGGGTTGTTTGTTTTGGGGTTGGTTTTGATTGTTGGGGCGCGGGGGGTGTAG
- a CDS encoding T9SS type A sorting domain-containing protein, giving the protein MQHLLLLLFLTITTSHVKVQAAPTHQNLDVLTDVHSPLDAEQSNAVLSTVSQIQQDSLPFLHPTSTWSHIDFADNAEVNKDTTTRYRMAPEATDLDAIYGSGPYYSLQYAKSIPTDAMFKDAGIFFWDDAGVIRYAVPDPDEFNETTAEELLLPFRLIRDTGVLYDFNLTVGDTFQPPTMFDFGASNAPDELLVSSIDTVLLENGEARRQWSFDLLVGGQNFGPWSEWIGGIGDETSFFGPAFAGVLDGGGPLLQCFQSDEEILLSRGDRCDRTTSIAHPALNAISPLLLYPNPSTGVVRFESVENAESVYVYNSLGRLVHAAPTVERTLHLDHLPAGVYSVVVVDGEGVARVGRLVLGGLRDTLLLYNYNPTTNVHAIIIHVFSSPFLVS; this is encoded by the coding sequence ATGCAACACCTTTTACTTCTTCTCTTCCTCACCATCACCACGAGCCACGTAAAGGTCCAGGCGGCCCCGACACACCAGAACCTTGACGTCCTGACCGACGTGCATTCACCACTAGACGCTGAGCAAAGCAACGCTGTTCTTTCGACCGTTAGCCAAATCCAGCAAGACTCCTTACCCTTTTTACACCCCACCAGCACTTGGAGCCACATCGATTTTGCGGATAACGCAGAAGTCAATAAGGACACAACTACGCGCTACCGTATGGCGCCGGAAGCAACTGATCTGGACGCCATTTACGGAAGCGGACCCTACTATAGTTTACAGTATGCGAAATCGATACCTACGGATGCGATGTTTAAGGATGCGGGGATTTTCTTTTGGGATGATGCTGGCGTAATTCGCTACGCCGTCCCCGACCCCGATGAATTCAATGAAACAACCGCAGAAGAACTGCTACTCCCCTTTAGGCTAATTAGAGATACGGGTGTGCTGTACGACTTTAACCTTACCGTAGGCGATACCTTCCAGCCACCCACCATGTTTGACTTTGGCGCTAGCAATGCGCCCGATGAACTTCTAGTCAGTAGTATTGATACGGTGCTGCTCGAGAATGGTGAGGCCCGCCGGCAGTGGTCTTTCGATCTGTTAGTTGGAGGCCAAAACTTTGGACCTTGGTCTGAATGGATAGGAGGCATTGGTGATGAAACTTCATTCTTCGGCCCAGCCTTTGCCGGAGTGCTAGACGGAGGAGGTCCTTTACTTCAGTGTTTTCAGTCCGATGAAGAGATCTTGCTAAGCCGTGGTGACCGTTGTGATCGAACGACGAGTATCGCTCATCCTGCACTAAATGCTATTAGTCCGCTGCTACTCTACCCCAATCCCTCTACTGGTGTTGTTCGTTTTGAATCAGTGGAGAATGCGGAGTCCGTTTATGTCTATAATTCGCTAGGTCGATTGGTGCATGCTGCACCCACTGTTGAGCGCACCTTGCATCTTGATCACTTGCCGGCGGGGGTGTATTCGGTTGTGGTGGTTGATGGGGAGGGGGTTGCTCGGGTGGGGCGGTTGGTTTTGGGGGGATTGAGGGATACTTTATTACTTTATAATTACAACCCCACTACAAACGTTCACGCAATCATAATCCATGTATTTTCTTCGCCTTTTCTTGTGTCTTAG
- a CDS encoding type II toxin-antitoxin system RelE/ParE family toxin: MARRKHRVVIAKEARDDLREELKYLRQRRSIEVARHVNRGIQETIRSLDTFPERHSMLEKISDGERTFRFVPKWSYLIVYRVTKMEVRIVAIFNAHQDDEKIDGLKGR; the protein is encoded by the coding sequence ATGGCTAGGCGAAAACATCGGGTAGTCATTGCCAAAGAAGCGCGGGACGACTTGCGCGAGGAACTAAAGTACCTACGCCAGCGGCGCTCGATTGAGGTGGCCCGCCACGTTAATAGAGGCATTCAGGAGACGATCAGAAGCCTCGACACCTTCCCCGAACGGCACTCCATGCTGGAAAAAATTAGCGACGGAGAGCGAACTTTCCGCTTCGTGCCGAAGTGGTCTTACCTCATCGTTTACCGGGTTACCAAAATGGAGGTACGGATCGTAGCCATCTTCAACGCCCACCAGGACGACGAAAAAATCGATGGCCTCAAAGGCAGGTAA
- a CDS encoding M24 family metallopeptidase: protein MLRPLLLLTLLLATPLLPHQLRTCVSAQEMMGTAILTQRQQGELRDAWLQQRVDTLLPALMRREGIDMWVLISREYNEDPVLKTMLPSNWMGARRTTMLLIYDPGGGRPLETLACARYDVGDVFKKAWDKDAQPDQWAQLAELIHARQPKRIAVNRSADFGLADGISSYHYERLLDVLEPTARDRVVSGERLAIGWLESRLPAEMTVYRHIMRVAHGIIQEAFSDAVIVPGVTSTDDVVWWMRQRCAALGLPVWFHPTVDVQRADPERFDHLRSFSSRPGAVIIQPGDLLHCDFGITYCGLNTDTQHNAYVLRPGETAAPDFLTAAHASGMRVMDQLTANFRNGRTGNELLAKTLADGQAAGLRPTIYTHPIGYHGHGAGPTIGLWDQQGGVPVRGDYPLHPGTAYSIELNNAIFISAWNKDIRMMLEEDGFWDGERFRYIGPRQRELYLIGR from the coding sequence ATGCTCCGCCCCCTCCTCCTCCTAACCCTCCTCCTCGCCACGCCCCTCCTCCCCCACCAGCTTCGCACCTGCGTCAGCGCCCAGGAAATGATGGGTACGGCCATCCTCACGCAACGCCAGCAGGGAGAACTGCGGGACGCCTGGCTGCAGCAACGCGTGGATACCCTCCTGCCCGCCCTCATGCGCCGGGAGGGGATCGATATGTGGGTCCTCATCAGCCGGGAGTACAACGAGGACCCGGTGCTGAAAACGATGCTGCCCAGCAACTGGATGGGCGCGCGGCGCACGACCATGCTCCTCATCTACGACCCCGGCGGCGGGCGCCCGCTGGAAACCCTCGCCTGCGCCCGCTACGACGTGGGGGACGTCTTCAAAAAAGCCTGGGATAAGGACGCCCAGCCCGACCAGTGGGCCCAGCTCGCCGAACTCATCCACGCCCGGCAACCAAAGCGGATCGCGGTGAACCGCAGCGCGGATTTCGGCCTGGCCGACGGCATCAGCAGCTACCACTACGAGCGCCTCCTGGACGTCCTCGAACCCACCGCGCGCGACCGCGTCGTGAGCGGCGAACGGCTCGCCATCGGGTGGCTCGAAAGCCGCCTCCCCGCCGAAATGACCGTCTACCGCCACATCATGCGCGTGGCCCACGGCATCATTCAGGAGGCCTTCAGCGACGCCGTTATCGTGCCCGGCGTGACGTCCACGGACGACGTCGTCTGGTGGATGCGCCAGCGTTGCGCCGCGCTCGGCCTACCCGTCTGGTTCCACCCCACCGTGGACGTGCAGCGCGCCGACCCCGAACGTTTCGACCACCTCCGCAGCTTCTCCAGCCGGCCCGGCGCGGTGATCATCCAGCCCGGCGACCTGCTGCACTGCGACTTCGGCATCACCTACTGCGGCCTCAATACGGACACCCAGCACAACGCCTACGTGCTCCGCCCCGGCGAGACGGCCGCCCCGGATTTCCTCACCGCGGCCCACGCCAGCGGCATGCGCGTCATGGACCAACTCACCGCCAATTTCCGCAACGGGCGCACCGGCAACGAACTCCTCGCCAAGACCCTCGCGGACGGCCAGGCGGCCGGCTTACGCCCCACCATTTACACCCACCCGATCGGCTACCACGGCCACGGCGCCGGCCCCACGATCGGCCTGTGGGACCAGCAGGGCGGCGTCCCCGTCCGCGGCGATTACCCCCTCCACCCGGGCACGGCGTACAGCATCGAACTCAACAACGCCATCTTCATCAGCGCCTGGAACAAGGACATCCGCATGATGTTGGAAGAAGACGGTTTCTGGGACGGCGAGCGCTTCCGCTACATCGGGCCGCGCCAAAGGGAGCTGTATTTGATTGGGCGGTGA
- a CDS encoding DEAD/DEAH box helicase: MKSQAEILTKLGITALNPMQREARKAILHGDEVMLLSPTGTGKTLAFLLPLLNTLSPKEELIQALILVPSRELAIQIEQVFREMGSGFRSQSVYGGRPGSKERQDLKNPPALLIGTPGRVADHLRREAFDVRRIKTLILDEFDKSLETGFEGEMKQIVRDLPNVQKKILTSATQAVEVPDFLGLADPVTIDYLGTRSSRLRIVEAVSEQKDKLDVLEALLGETGNGRGIIFCNVKSTLAFVGEFLDSRGIDYGTFMGGLEQQDRERALIKFRNGTHRILLATDLAARGIDVPELDFIIHYQLPLREAEFTHRNGRTARMHANGTAYVLRYAGLPAAEYLGKVEAAELPLTPRRAENSNWTTLYVSAGRRDKISKGDLAGLFFKQGGLQKGELGVIELLTDCAFVGVPKKKAEALVALLNNTRVKKRKVRILEV, translated from the coding sequence ATGAAATCACAAGCTGAGATCCTGACCAAACTGGGCATTACCGCGCTGAACCCCATGCAACGGGAAGCGCGCAAGGCCATCCTCCACGGCGATGAGGTGATGTTGCTCTCCCCGACGGGGACGGGTAAGACCCTGGCCTTCCTCCTCCCCCTGCTCAATACCCTGAGCCCGAAGGAAGAACTCATCCAGGCGCTGATCCTGGTCCCGAGCCGGGAGCTGGCCATCCAGATCGAGCAAGTGTTTCGGGAGATGGGGAGTGGCTTCCGCTCGCAGTCCGTCTACGGTGGCCGGCCGGGCTCCAAGGAACGGCAGGACCTCAAAAACCCACCCGCCCTCCTGATCGGGACGCCGGGCCGGGTAGCGGACCACCTCCGCCGCGAAGCCTTCGACGTGCGCCGCATCAAAACCCTCATCCTGGATGAGTTCGACAAATCATTGGAAACGGGTTTCGAAGGGGAGATGAAACAGATCGTCCGGGACCTGCCGAACGTCCAAAAAAAGATCCTCACCTCCGCCACCCAGGCGGTGGAAGTCCCAGACTTCCTGGGCCTGGCCGACCCCGTCACCATCGACTACCTCGGTACCCGAAGCAGCCGCCTCCGCATCGTGGAGGCCGTCTCCGAACAGAAGGACAAACTCGACGTGCTGGAAGCCCTCCTCGGCGAAACGGGCAACGGCCGGGGCATCATCTTCTGCAACGTGAAGAGCACCCTCGCCTTCGTCGGGGAGTTCCTCGATAGCCGGGGGATCGACTACGGCACCTTCATGGGCGGCCTCGAGCAGCAGGACCGGGAACGGGCCCTGATCAAGTTCCGCAACGGCACCCACCGCATCCTCCTGGCCACGGACCTGGCGGCGCGCGGGATCGACGTCCCGGAACTGGACTTCATCATTCACTACCAACTCCCCCTCCGGGAAGCCGAGTTTACCCACCGCAACGGCCGCACCGCCCGGATGCACGCTAACGGGACGGCCTACGTCCTCCGCTACGCCGGCCTCCCCGCCGCCGAGTACCTGGGCAAAGTGGAAGCCGCCGAGCTCCCCCTCACCCCCCGCCGCGCCGAAAACTCCAACTGGACGACCCTCTACGTCTCGGCCGGCCGCCGCGACAAGATCTCGAAGGGCGATCTGGCCGGTCTCTTCTTCAAACAGGGCGGCCTCCAAAAAGGCGAACTGGGCGTCATCGAGTTGTTGACGGATTGCGCTTTCGTGGGCGTCCCCAAAAAGAAGGCGGAGGCCTTGGTGGCGTTGCTGAATAATACGCGAGTGAAGAAGCGTAAGGTTAGGATTTTGGAGGTTTGA